From a region of the Erythrobacter neustonensis genome:
- the tuf gene encoding elongation factor Tu: protein MAKEKFQRNKPHCNIGTIGHVDHGKTTLTAAITKVMSETYGGAAVDFANIDKAPEERERGITISTAHVEYESAERHYAHVDCPGHADYVKNMITGAAQMDGAILVVNAADGPMPQTREHILLARQVGVPALVVYMNKVDQVDDEEILELVELEVRELLSSYDFDGDNIPIVKGSALAALEGRDDNIGKDSVIALIQAVDSYIPQPDRPVDKPFLMPIEDVFSISGRGTVVTGRIETGIVNVGDEVEIVGIKDTRKTTVTGVEMFRKLLDRGEAGDNVGALIRGVAREEVERGQVLCKPGTVKPHTEFEAEVYVLSKDEGGRHTPFFANYRPQFYFRTTDVTGEVILPEGTEMVMPGDNVSIGVKLIAPIAMDEGLRFAIREGGRTVGSGVVAKITK from the coding sequence ATGGCCAAGGAAAAGTTCCAGCGGAATAAGCCGCACTGCAACATCGGCACCATCGGTCACGTTGACCATGGCAAGACCACGCTGACCGCTGCAATCACCAAGGTGATGTCGGAAACCTACGGCGGTGCCGCCGTGGACTTCGCCAACATCGACAAGGCTCCCGAAGAGCGCGAGCGCGGCATCACCATCTCGACCGCACACGTCGAGTACGAATCGGCTGAGCGTCACTACGCGCACGTCGACTGCCCGGGCCACGCCGACTACGTGAAGAACATGATCACCGGTGCTGCCCAGATGGACGGCGCGATCCTCGTGGTGAACGCTGCTGACGGCCCGATGCCCCAGACCCGTGAGCACATCCTGCTCGCCCGTCAGGTCGGCGTGCCGGCTCTGGTCGTTTACATGAACAAGGTCGACCAGGTTGACGACGAGGAAATCCTCGAGCTCGTCGAACTCGAAGTTCGCGAACTGCTGTCGTCGTACGACTTCGACGGTGACAATATTCCGATCGTCAAGGGTTCGGCTCTGGCCGCTCTCGAAGGCCGCGACGACAACATCGGCAAGGACTCGGTCATTGCTCTGATTCAAGCCGTCGATAGCTACATCCCGCAGCCCGACCGTCCGGTCGACAAGCCCTTCCTGATGCCGATCGAAGACGTGTTCTCGATCTCGGGTCGCGGCACCGTGGTGACCGGCCGTATCGAAACCGGCATCGTGAACGTTGGCGACGAAGTTGAAATCGTCGGCATCAAGGACACCCGCAAGACCACCGTCACCGGCGTGGAAATGTTCCGCAAGCTGCTCGATCGCGGTGAAGCTGGCGACAACGTCGGCGCTCTGATCCGCGGCGTGGCTCGTGAAGAAGTCGAGCGTGGCCAGGTTCTCTGCAAGCCCGGCACCGTGAAGCCGCACACCGAGTTCGAAGCCGAAGTCTACGTGCTGTCGAAGGACGAAGGTGGCCGTCACACGCCGTTCTTCGCCAACTACCGCCCGCAGTTCTACTTCCGCACCACCGACGTGACCGGCGAAGTGATCCTTCCCGAAGGCACCGAAATGGTGATGCCGGGCGACAACGTTTCGATCGGCGTGAAGCTGATCGCACCGATCGCCATGGACGAAGGTCTGCGCTTCGCAATCCGTGAAGGCGGCCGCACCGTGGGTTCGGGCGTCGTTGCCAAGATCACCAAGTAA
- the fusA gene encoding elongation factor G, translating to MARSHPIDRYRNIGIMAHIDAGKTTTTERILYYTGKSYKIGEVHDGAATMDWMEQEQERGITITSAATTCFWSVAGGPEHRINIIDTPGHVDFTIEVERSLRVLDGAVACFDGVAGVEPQSETVWRQADKYGVPRMCFINKLDRTGANFKYCVQSIIDRLGAKPAVLYIPIGLEADLKGLVDLVHNRAIIWKDESLGAEFVYEEIPADLADEAAQYRSDLIELAVEQDDEAMEAYLEGTEPDVDTLKALIRKGTLNQSFVPVCCGSAFKNKGVQPLLDAVVDYLPSPLDIDDVQGVKMDSDETDSRPATDDAPFSALAFKVMNDPFVGSLTFIRIYSGVLNKGTYLNSVKDKKEKVGRMLEMHANERKDVDEAFAGDIIALAGMKETTTGDTLCAANAPIVLERMEFPEPVIELSVEPKTKADQEKMGIALNRLSAEDPSFRVSTDHESGQTIIKGMGELHLDIIVDRMRREFKVEANVGAPQVAYREYLGREVEVDYTHKKQSGGSGQFGRVKVTVTPGERGQGVTFEDAIKGGNIPREYIPAIEKGFREQAASGHLVGFPIIDFSIKLTDGAYHDVDSSAIAFEIAARGAMREVAQKAGIKLLEPIMKVEVITPDEYLGDVIGDLNSRRGQIQGTDTRGNAQAVEANVPLANMFGYVNELRSFTQGRANYSMQFSHYDEVPANVAAEVKEKLA from the coding sequence ATGGCACGCAGCCATCCCATCGACCGCTACCGCAATATCGGGATCATGGCGCACATCGACGCCGGCAAGACCACCACGACCGAGCGGATTCTCTACTACACCGGCAAGTCCTACAAGATCGGCGAAGTGCACGATGGCGCAGCGACGATGGATTGGATGGAGCAGGAGCAGGAGCGCGGGATCACGATCACCTCGGCCGCCACGACCTGCTTCTGGTCGGTCGCCGGCGGTCCGGAGCACCGGATCAACATCATCGACACCCCCGGACACGTGGACTTCACCATCGAAGTCGAACGTTCCTTGCGCGTCCTCGACGGCGCGGTCGCCTGCTTCGACGGCGTGGCGGGTGTTGAACCCCAGTCCGAAACCGTATGGCGCCAAGCCGACAAGTACGGCGTCCCCCGCATGTGCTTCATCAATAAGTTGGACCGCACCGGTGCCAACTTCAAATATTGCGTCCAGTCGATCATCGATCGTCTGGGTGCGAAGCCTGCCGTGCTTTACATTCCCATCGGTCTCGAAGCCGATCTGAAGGGTCTGGTCGATCTGGTGCACAACCGCGCGATCATTTGGAAGGACGAATCGCTCGGTGCAGAATTCGTCTATGAAGAGATCCCCGCTGACCTGGCCGACGAAGCCGCGCAGTACCGCAGCGATCTGATCGAGCTCGCCGTCGAACAGGACGACGAGGCGATGGAAGCCTATCTCGAAGGCACCGAGCCCGATGTCGACACGCTGAAGGCGCTGATCCGCAAGGGCACGCTCAACCAGTCGTTCGTGCCCGTGTGCTGCGGTTCGGCGTTCAAGAACAAGGGCGTCCAGCCTCTGCTCGACGCCGTCGTCGACTATCTGCCTTCGCCGCTCGACATCGACGACGTCCAGGGCGTCAAGATGGACAGCGACGAAACCGACAGCCGTCCGGCAACCGACGATGCGCCCTTCAGCGCGCTGGCGTTCAAGGTCATGAACGATCCCTTCGTCGGCTCGCTCACCTTCATCCGCATCTACTCGGGCGTGCTCAACAAGGGCACCTACCTGAACTCGGTGAAGGACAAAAAGGAGAAGGTCGGTCGCATGCTCGAAATGCATGCGAACGAGCGCAAGGACGTCGATGAAGCCTTCGCAGGCGACATCATCGCGCTGGCCGGGATGAAGGAAACCACCACGGGCGACACGCTCTGCGCAGCCAACGCTCCGATCGTGCTCGAACGGATGGAATTCCCTGAGCCCGTGATCGAACTGTCGGTGGAGCCCAAGACCAAGGCCGACCAGGAAAAGATGGGCATCGCGCTCAACCGCCTGTCGGCTGAAGATCCCTCGTTCCGCGTTTCGACCGATCACGAATCGGGCCAGACGATCATCAAGGGCATGGGCGAACTGCACCTCGACATCATCGTCGATCGTATGCGCCGCGAATTCAAGGTCGAAGCCAACGTGGGCGCGCCGCAGGTGGCCTACCGCGAATATCTCGGCCGCGAAGTCGAAGTCGATTACACCCACAAGAAACAGTCGGGTGGTTCGGGCCAGTTCGGCCGCGTCAAGGTCACCGTCACCCCGGGTGAACGCGGCCAGGGCGTGACGTTCGAGGATGCGATCAAGGGCGGCAATATTCCGCGCGAATACATCCCGGCGATCGAAAAGGGCTTCCGCGAGCAGGCCGCCAGCGGCCACCTCGTCGGCTTCCCGATCATCGACTTCTCGATCAAGCTGACCGATGGTGCCTACCACGACGTCGACTCGAGCGCGATCGCGTTCGAAATCGCCGCCCGCGGTGCCATGCGCGAAGTGGCGCAGAAGGCCGGCATCAAGCTGCTCGAACCGATCATGAAGGTTGAAGTCATCACTCCGGATGAATATCTGGGCGACGTGATCGGCGATCTCAACTCGCGGCGCGGTCAGATTCAGGGCACCGACACCCGGGGCAACGCCCAGGCGGTCGAGGCCAACGTGCCGCTCGCCAACATGTTCGGTTACGTCAACGAACTCCGCTCGTTCACCCAAGGGCGTGCGAACTACTCGATGCAGTTCTCGCACTACGACGAAGTTCCCGCCAACGTCGCAGCCGAGGTCAAGGAGAAACTTGCCTAA
- the rpsG gene encoding 30S ribosomal protein S7 — protein MSRRRRPEKRVILPDPQYGDQILSKFMNNLMYDGKKAVAEGIVYSALQTVEAKSKADPIQLFHDALNNVKPQVEVRSRRVGGATYQVPVEVRPERAQALAIRWLISAARGRPETTMAARLSGELLDAANNRGNAVKKREDTHRMADANRAFSHYRW, from the coding sequence ATGTCACGTCGTCGTCGTCCCGAAAAGCGGGTCATCCTGCCCGATCCCCAGTACGGGGATCAGATCCTGTCGAAGTTCATGAACAACCTCATGTACGACGGGAAGAAGGCCGTTGCCGAAGGTATCGTCTATTCTGCGCTGCAGACGGTCGAAGCCAAGTCGAAGGCCGATCCCATCCAGCTGTTCCACGATGCGCTGAACAACGTGAAGCCGCAGGTCGAAGTGCGCAGCCGCCGTGTTGGCGGTGCGACCTACCAGGTGCCGGTCGAGGTTCGCCCCGAGCGTGCCCAGGCGCTCGCGATCCGCTGGCTGATCAGCGCCGCGCGCGGTCGTCCCGAAACCACCATGGCAGCGCGTCTGTCGGGTGAGCTTCTGGATGCGGCGAACAACCGCGGCAACGCGGTCAAGAAGCGCGAAGACACGCACCGCATGGCGGATGCGAACCGCGCCTTCTCGCACTACCGCTGGTAA
- the rpsL gene encoding 30S ribosomal protein S12 yields the protein MPTINQLVRKGRVPQKAKSKVPAMEQNPQKRGVCTRVYTTTPKKPNSALRKVAKVRLTNQREVISYIPGEGHNLQEHSVVLIRGGRVRDLPGVRYHVLRGVLDTQGVKDRKQSRSKYGAKRPK from the coding sequence ATGCCGACGATCAACCAGCTGGTCCGCAAGGGCCGCGTTCCGCAGAAGGCCAAGTCCAAGGTCCCTGCGATGGAACAGAACCCGCAGAAGCGCGGTGTCTGCACCCGCGTTTACACGACGACCCCGAAGAAGCCGAACTCGGCACTGCGCAAGGTGGCCAAGGTTCGCCTGACCAACCAGCGCGAAGTCATCAGCTACATTCCGGGCGAAGGCCACAACCTGCAGGAACACAGCGTCGTGCTGATCCGCGGCGGCCGTGTGCGCGACCTTCCCGGCGTGCGTTACCACGTCCTTCGCGGCGTGCTCGACACGCAGGGCGTCAAGGATCGCAAGCAGAGCCGTTCGAAGTACGGCGCCAAGCGTCCGAAGTGA